ctcgcattatgatggctagagttgcgggacttgaacaaattatgcgcaatacccgcaatcccgcagtgaaatttaagccctgaagACTGTCCTcagcagtgttgccacagttaccttgaaaaagtaatctgattactgattactcctttaaaaagtaacttagttactttactgattatttgattttaaaagtaactaagttagattacaagttactttattagttactttcaacACCCCctccgcctcaacataaaaatgataaccggttttgtcaatactggaagtgcattttaacagtaatgtcaacaatgtatagcagacatcccaacctaacctacttagatactgaaattcagatgtttcttcaataatgtctagtcagtacaccaaataaggaaggcctattgatagaaattgtgatagtaaaatatgtagattttggtagtttggccttgacaggggcactgactctgccatgacactcctgttcctagatacactgactgaactgattaattaagatcgggagaaaagagatataagcccacctacactgaaaactgattggttgatttagcaaaacagaccaggatgctctctgtcttggatgcgcttcaggcacacacgcaccactcctctctctctccctctccgttgtgtgcgcgttaaactcagatgcacacgcaatttgaagtccggtctggcttgcgtgctattgttcgctctaggttccgggagattttatgtaatttgtgGGCGTCAGGAAAccgctatcaatatgtgggagactcccaaaacttcgggagacttgggatgtctagctagacagcactttgtcgccagcacagaatgtacaatgtaccttaatgttgtcatgtttagctgacacaaactcaaaataatgactgtatagataaaatgtgcatctctctcctccctccattgttgtttacgtttgaGTCGTACTTGTATTATATCTAtatgtctgtatgtttgcctctgtACTTCTTGTTTTGGTTTGATTTGGAGGTATCAGTTGTTGGTGTTAGAAACTCTGTCTTTATTTAAACTGTTAGCCACTTTAGAAGGAAATGTGCTGTATAAATTAAAatgacttacttacttactaaatCTGATTGCTAAAATATAGGATTGGCATGGGCTGATTGCTATTAATAGCTTTCTATATTGGGTAGTTTGAGTGGGCTGTGGAGTAGGGTGTAGAGGCAGGCAGGGTATTATATTTAATTGTGCTCCTACTGAGACATTAAAGAATGTAAGCACTTTGCCAAGCTTCTGATTGATTCTGAAAGGACCACTACACCAATTGTAAGAGCCTTTCTGTCCGAAGGACAATTATGAAACATTGAGGTTtgtccagtgttttttttttttttttttgagggtgAGTCAACAATCACTGTGTTAATCAGTACCTGATGATAACTGGGTACAATTTAACCTTTTTATTCTGTTGTATACTCAAGGCGTACTCTGTCTTTTGTTAACTTTTGCTTTgtggtttatttgtgtgtgcaaaagACAAGCCCTAAACAATAACTTGAACTGAAAGTGAAGACTGTCTCACCTTCCCAGGATCTACAGTAGACCTGTCACATCGGGGAGAGTGGATCAGCATTCCAAGCATggggctgctgcagctgctgaagTCCCAGTTCCTCTGTCACCTCCTCATCTGCTATGTGTTCCTGGTCAGCGGCCTGCTGGTCAACCTGCTGCAATTCTTCACACTGCCCCtctgggccttcaacaggcaGCTGGCCCGCAAGATCAACTGCAGACTGGGCTACTGCATCTCCAGCCGTGAGTGACCAGCTCCACTAGCGCCAAGTGTAGCCTGATTTGTTTGGTTAGACAAGCCTGGTGCTGTCATAGCCTAATGCAGCTCCCTGTTTGATACAGTATGTGGTCTGGAAATACCAGGCTAAGAGTGTCTCTTGTGGGATGTTGGTTATTCTAACTGGTTCATCATCACATCTTATTCATTAATTCAATGGGCTCTCACATGTGAGAACATTTGAGTTCTGTTATTTTAGTGGAGTGTGTCACTAAGACCACTCTGGAATGCAGCCTTTAATCCAAATATATCAtgttgtgtggtcagtggtTCCCATCAGCATCATGGTCAGTTTGTTTTAGACACAACTGAGATAGATTAGTGCCTACTGGTGCCGACCTTAAAAGAGAGAAATTATACTGGCCTGTTTTTGGAAAATATGACTGATCATGTATTTCTTTTATTTAGGGATAGGGGTCAGGTGAAGCCATTTATTATCACACAATTACCGGTATATCTGCCCTTTTTAATAACTAATTTCCAGTTCAGTTTAGCTCAGCTCAGAAAGAAAATGCATTGTGTGTGAACTTTGAACAACTTAACAACTGTAATAAAGTTGTGGTAATGGCATAGACATGCCGCCCAGTGTTGAATTCCCTCCCAGTTTTATTCCTGTTATTATGGAAGATAGCAACACCATTCTTGATTCATGTCCAGATGCTTGGTACTTAATTAAATGGGTTTCATTTTCAAGATCTAATTGTTCTGGGCGGATGTGTGTTTCTCTTGCCTTTGACAGAGATGGTAGCAGTGCTGGACTGGTGGTCTGGTACTGAATGTACGCTCTACACGGACCCAGAGAGCTACGCACTGTATGGCAAAGAGAACGCCATCGTCATCCTCAACCACGGCTTTGAGATTGACTTCTTGTGCGGTTGGACCTTCTGTGAGAGATTTGGCGTCCTTGGGGTAAACCTCTGTGTTGAAACTCGGATTGCACCAGTACTCCTAAACTAGACTAAATGTTGAAGTTGTGTTATTTAACAGGAAGTTAGGTTATATTTGGTGTGGCCACAAACATACTGATGTGGGTGAAAATGTCACAAGATGCAAGTAGAGTAAACCTGGTGGGGATTCTTTAATCATTGTTTAGGTTAAAGGTTATAGACATTCAACCGGTGTACTGACTTTTATCAGGAAATTGTTGCTATTTGGATTTTAATTTAGTTATTTAGAAATTACTTACATACAATATCAGAATGTGAAGACATTTAGACATAATGTCAAAAAGCCTATGCTCTGTGTTACCCATATATACACTGAAGTCAGCACGTAAACCAGCTAGCATTGGCCCAGTTCTCTTGTAAATGTGTAAatacaatggaagtcaatggagtGCTTTGTGGCTGCATTCAAGACAACTCAAAACCTACACAACTCCACGTAACAAATCGGAATCATTTTTTTAGCTGAGCCACACTGGTATCATTGTGGTGTTTCCAAACATGAAAAAATGCTCCACTTCAGGGTGGAAAACATGGAGTTTAAAGTGCAAAATACATAATAAACTGTTTGATCCATATGCAATTTTAGACTCCTAATACATCATTTTGTTGGTTCCCTTTGTTGGTAATCATTTTAAATGACCATCACATTACCTCAATGTCTTCTCTTTTAGACATCCAAGGTCATGGCCAAGAAGGAACTTGCCTATGTGcctctgattggctggatgTGGTACTTCCAGGAGATAGTATTTTGTAAGAGGAAGTGGGAGGAGGAGCGCAGAACGGTGATTAAGAGTCTGCGGAACCTACGGGACTACCCAGAGAACTTCTGGGTGAGAGTTCACTCCTCTCATGACACGTAGCCTTTTCATGGCTTCACAAACATGCAGGGATGACTGTTTGTATAAAATGTGTAAGAGAATTGTTTTTACTGAGCTGTACCAATAGGAATAACTTCCTCAATGGCCTTTTCATGGCTTCACAAACATGCTGAgtgatatttgtttgtttaaaatgtgTTCGAGAAATGTTTCACTGAGCTGTACCAATAGGAATAATTTCCTCAAACATAAAAGATGTTGGCGTTTATGATTCCGTATTTCCTTTTTAGATACAGTAATTATCTCCTATTATTTATCAGTATTTCCTAATCCTAATAAAGTAAAAGATTGAATGTCTGTAAATCGTGATTGAGATGGTTTGTGGGAAGAGTGTCTGTGGGTGAGGGTAAGAAGGAACAAGTGAATTCATGCAATTGATCCTGACTgtggaactgtgctctctctgtcagttcctGCTTTTCTGTGAGGGCACACGCTTCACTGAGAAGAAGCACAAGATAAGCATGGAAGTGGCCGAGAGCAAAGGGCTGCCCAAGCTGAAGTACCACCTCCTGCCCCGCACCAAGGGCTTCTGCGTTAGCGTGCAGAACCTCCGAGGCACAGGTAGGGCACCATGTGCATGCTGGGGTCTCTTTGGATGGGCAGTGCTCTATAGATGATGCTACACACGGTCAGTTTTTGAGTAATACTGGTACTGTTTGGGAAGAGTTGACAAAAGATTAACAATTGAGAACAATGCATAGGCAACATAGTTTTACCTGGAGAATTTCAATCAGAGACTGTTCATCTACCTGTTCTAAAATAAATGTGCTTTAATCATGAGTAAGCAACTTGTCACAAGCATCCAGTGAGAACAGGAACTGATCATGTGATTGCAcggcaacattgctcaaaaggtTGCCCCATCACTTAGCTTCTACTGTATATCGTGTGACCTGGTGAACTGACACCGACTGGCTCCAGGGCTGAAATGATACATGAGACATTATAACTGCAGTGAGGGAATGAATGTGTGctgatgcttgtttgtgtttctctTTAGTTACTGCTGTGTACGATTCTACACTTAATTTCAGAAACAACGAAACACCTACATTACGTGGAATCCTAAGTGGGAAAAAGTACCACGCAGATCTCTATGTGAGGTGAGGAATGGAATTTGGcaccaggaaaaaaacatagggGACGTCTTTATCCCTTATATTACACATAGTGTCTTGAATACATTGCATCTGCCCTGTTACTGATTACTTCCATGTTACTATGTTTATCAGTCTAGAATCAGTATGTTTTCTATGCAAGTTCACCATCATTGCACTGCATTGGAGGCTTGGGGCCATGTTTGGTCAGAGCAACAGCAGAGGTCTTTGTTTTTAACAAGAAGTCACATGGTTCGCAGCATCTGAGGCCTGTACTCTGTGGCACAATTAGCCCTCTCAAGGGCTCTAAGGTTTATATGAGGAAGGGCTCTCAGGATAGTTGGTAATGACCGCAGTTTCCACAGGCAGACTTCACGACGTCCAGAACAAAGTCTGCATTCGTGGCTTAATTGCTAGGTCATGCCATATAATGGTCAGGGCATGCAATGGTATGCAATGGTTTGAAAAGTTTTCCTGACTCGGGCTCTAGGAAAAAGGTCAATCTGTTAAACTTTATATTTTCTAACTGctctttttgtgtatgtgtatgtgtgtgtgtgtgttcgttcgcCCACAGGAGGATTCCTCTGGACACGATCCCTGATGACGAGGCAGAATGCGCTGCCTGGCTTCACAAACTTTATCAAGAGAAGGTGAGATATTGGTTGCTCAGTCCTGGCACTCAGAATGGCTGCCAGTGACATTTTATGGTGGTAGAGTTGCTAATTTCCATTGCCTGTCACAAGGTTTTTATGCAAAATACACCTGAGAGGTTGTTCATAGCGAGCAAGCCATTGCAGACCAGCAAAGAGTTAACATTCTTGATCCCCACCTCCTTCCTGTGTACACTGTAAAGCAGTGTTTATTTCTCTGACCAGTTCTCCTGTGTATGTCTTGTGTGGGTGTGGACTGAGTAACTTTCCGCTGACTGACCTGTTTGTGTGCTTGCACACTATTAGGACACGTTTCAGGAGAGGTATGTGCAGAAGGGTAGTTTCCCTGGGCCGGTGGTCAATCCGCCACGCCAGCCGTGGGCCCTGACCAACTGGCTGTTCTGGACTGTCCTGACCCTCTACCCCCTCgtcctgctgctgcttcagctgcTCCAGAGCGGCTCCACACTGACCATCCTCAGCAGCCTGGCTGTCTGCGTCGCAGGTGggcctcctgacacacacacctcatcatcTGAGAATTAGCAAGGTCTTTAGATGTACTCCAGATCAAATAAACACAATTCTATTCTAATTCTAAAGATTTACATCTAcacttattcatttagcagacacttttcatcCGAAGTGACTTCCCTAGAGCatcttggggttaagtgccttgctcaagggcataacggtagaagctgggaattgaacccacaactgtTCAAGCTATTGCATGCTAgccctaacctgactctcgccagatgaatttcgttccttCTAGCTCcgctcacatccatctgggatcgcttccgttgagagtgatttcggcaccagattgtatggtagagccaatcaggacgcagggcgggagtttcatagatgtgacgtagcgtagaagcgactgtgagactgttctcagcgtcacgggttggcttcgatgtgagtggttgaagtagcacgtcaatagatgatggacaagtggcttatccaatcctatccaaggattttttaataaggcccagccttctgcagcaccactccaatggatcgatcccagatggatgagtggagctaggcagaacgaaattcatctggggAGAGTCAGGTTATGCTAGCCTGGCTCCTTAACCACAATGCCACCGCTGCCGCctatttattttcatattttgttCTACATCCATTTTATAGTTTGCATCGATTTGGTGCTACCGAAAAATTTTCTAGGATTTCTTGCAAAAAACGAAATTACATTTGTGGAGACGTTTAGTCTTGGTTGACAGGTTGAGCTGTCATGATCATATGTTTGACTCCCAAGGACAACACACAGCCCATTAATGAAACTGCTAATCTGTCAATATCAACAGGAAAttctctgctaaatgaatacatgtaatgtGAACCAATTAGGTCCCTTTCTCAAACCATAATCCCAAACTCAATCCataattctgaaaaaaaaataaaaaagggggTATTTGACAAACAGGACTTGACTTGTCCAGGTAAATGCAAGACCAAAACCTGAAAGGTCACCTTCTTTATCAGTCTGTGTTCTGGATTTGGAGGATTTCCAGGTTGTGCTCTGTCGTTCTCACTAACTTAAAGGCATGTCTGGCTTTGTGGACTACTCCACAAGGTTACTTGTGACGGACAGGTTTTTCCATCAGATTTAGACCATATCTAATTTCTAAAACCTGTTCAGTTTGTTTCCTCATGCTTGGATCCCTTCTGAGTATTCCATATTAATTCTTGGTTTGCAGTTGCTAATTTAGTTTCTCTTCTTGTCTGGCAGCTTCTGTGGCCGTGCGCTGGATGATTGGACAGACGGAGATCAACAGGGGATCAAGTTACGGGAACAAGGAAACAGCACTCAACAACAATTAATGAGGAATTATCACCAAGAGAATCACCACAACTGCACACTAATTATAGTTAAGAGCTGGCACACAACAGCCAACTCATGTCGTCTGGGGCGGTGTCCTTGTTTGACAGCTTTGCACAAAACAAACTTATGTATACTTTGCTGGATAACAAGTTGGCATTGACTTTGCTTGATCAGGTAAACTTGCAAAGCAAAAAGATTGCAGGGAAAACTACCTTGAGTTAGATACTCACTTCCAATGGAAAATGGTGTAACCAAAGAGACCAAtaaatgccttttttttttttt
This genomic stretch from Alosa sapidissima isolate fAloSap1 chromosome 16, fAloSap1.pri, whole genome shotgun sequence harbors:
- the agpat4 gene encoding 1-acyl-sn-glycerol-3-phosphate acyltransferase delta; this translates as MGLLQLLKSQFLCHLLICYVFLVSGLLVNLLQFFTLPLWAFNRQLARKINCRLGYCISSQMVAVLDWWSGTECTLYTDPESYALYGKENAIVILNHGFEIDFLCGWTFCERFGVLGTSKVMAKKELAYVPLIGWMWYFQEIVFCKRKWEEERRTVIKSLRNLRDYPENFWFLLFCEGTRFTEKKHKISMEVAESKGLPKLKYHLLPRTKGFCVSVQNLRGTVTAVYDSTLNFRNNETPTLRGILSGKKYHADLYVRRIPLDTIPDDEAECAAWLHKLYQEKDTFQERYVQKGSFPGPVVNPPRQPWALTNWLFWTVLTLYPLVLLLLQLLQSGSTLTILSSLAVCVAASVAVRWMIGQTEINRGSSYGNKETALNNN